The DNA segment CGAAACGGGCGGGCTCGCGTCGAGCCCGGTGTTCCTCGCAGGAACCATGCACTGGAACGGCGAGGACTTCGTGCTGCGCCAGTATTTTGCGCGCGACTATGCCGAGGAAGCGGCATTGCTGAGAGCGCTGGGTCGTCAGCTGTCGGGTTTCGAGGTGCTGGTGACCTTCAACGGCAAGACCTACGACGCGCCGTTCCTGCGCTCGCGCGGTCACGTGCACGCGGTGCCGCTGCAGATCCCCGCACTTCACGTCGACCTGCTGCACGCTTCGAGGCGGCGGTGGCGCGGAGTGTTCGAGGACTGCCGACTGCAGACGCTCGAGCGCCGAGTGTGTCGTCGGCGCCGCAGCGGAGATGTGCCGAGCGATCAGATCCCGGGGCTCTATCACGACTTCGTCCGCAATGGTGATGCGTGGCGCCTGATTCCGGTCTTCCACCACAACGCCCTCGACGTGATCACCATGGCAGACCTGCTCCAGGCGTTGTGTCGTGCCGAGCCGCAGACGGGCGGCGTTTCGGGTGCTGCCCAGGGACGCAGGTTCAAGTCCGAGAGCGGGATGACAGCGCTTCCCGATGCACTCGAACCCGAGCAGATGGCGGGCTGGCTCGCCGCCGATTCGTTCCAGGCGCCGCGCGACGAACTGCCCGAAATCCCGGTGGATCGGCCCCCGCAGCCCCGCCTCGTGATGAAGCGATGAGCCGTTGAAAAGCCCTGGACCCGCTGCCATACTTTCGCCGCTGCACGAAGCTCGAGGGCACCGCATCGATCGAGTGTGGGTCTCGGATGAATTCGCGTCGTCGCATCGTTCGTGAACTGGAACTGAGTCCGACCCGACTCCTTCGATGGGTCGCCTCGGCAGGCCATGCCTGCCGGGGCGTTTTTGTTTTTACGTCCCCTGGTATGTGGTCCGTCCGCGTTTTCGGGAGATGAGGCGTCACGTCATGGCCATCGGCGAAGATCGCAACATCCGTTGTGCCGATTGCGGAGAGGAATTTCTCTTCACGTCCGGCGAGAAGGAGTTCTACGAGTCCCGCAGTCTGAACGCTCCGACCCGCTGCAAAGCCTGCCGCGACGCGCGGCGAGCACAGCGCGAGTCGGGCGGCGGTTCGTTCGAGCGTGGCGCGCGCGGTGGCGGTGGCGGTGGTGGTTCACGCGAGATGCACGATGCGGTGTGCGCCGAATGCGGGGCGAAGACGCAGGTGCCGTTCGCACCGACGGCGGCACGCCCGGTCTATTGCCGCGACTGCTGGCAGACGCGTCGCCCTGACGCGGGCCACGGCGCGGCTCCCGGTCGCGGACAGGGTGGAGCCCGTGGCGGGCATGGCGGCCGCAGCGGTGCGGGAGGTGGCGGGCGCGGCCGCAGCGAAGGTGCTGCGCGCCCGATGGTGGTCTCCGACGGTCCGCGCCAGCACGGTGTGGTCAAGTGGTTCAACGAGTCGAAGGGCTTCGGCTTCATTCAATCCGAGGCTGGAGAGGAAATGTTCGTCCACTTCAGCGCGATTGCGGGAGCCGGCTTCAAGAGCTTGACGGCCGGCGACCGCGTCGAGTTTGATGTCGCAGAAGGCGACAAGGGTAAGCAGGCCGCGAACGTC comes from the Candidatus Eisenbacteria bacterium genome and includes:
- a CDS encoding cold shock domain-containing protein, whose product is MVVSDGPRQHGVVKWFNESKGFGFIQSEAGEEMFVHFSAIAGAGFKSLTAGDRVEFDVAEGDKGKQAANVAKL